A genomic region of Colius striatus isolate bColStr4 chromosome 20, bColStr4.1.hap1, whole genome shotgun sequence contains the following coding sequences:
- the DUSP14 gene encoding dual specificity protein phosphatase 14 has product MTSRSHNSLPRTLMAPRMLSEGALGGIAQITPSLYLSRGSVASNRHLLLSRGITCIINATIEIPNFNWPQFEYVKVPLADMPNAPISLYFDSVADKINSVARKHGATLVHCAAGVSRSATLCIAYLMKYHKVSLFEAYNWVKSRRPVIRPNVGFWRQLIDYERKIFGKTTVKMVQTPYGIIPDVYERERRPLMPYWGI; this is encoded by the coding sequence ATGACCTCCAGAAGCCACAACTCCTTACCGAGAACTCTGATGGCTCCACGAATGCTTTCTGAAGGTGCCCTGGGGGGCATCGCCCAAATCACCCCCTCGCTCTACCTGAGCCGGGGCAGCGTCGCCTCCAACCGGCACCTGCTCCTCTCCCGGGGAATCACCTGCATCATCAACGCCACCATCGAGATCCCCAATTTTAACTGGCCCCAGTTTGAATACGTGAAAGTGCCTTTGGCTGACATGCCCAACGCCCCCATCTCCCTGTACTTCGACAGCGTCGCCGACAAGATCAACAGCGTGGCGCGGAAGCATGGGGCCACCCTAGTGCACTGTGCCGCCGGCGTGAGCAGGTCGGCCACGCTCTGCATCGCCTACCTGATGAAGTACCACAAGGTCTCCCTCTTTGAGGCATACAACTGGGTCAAATCGAGGCGCCCCGTTATCCGCCCCAACGTGGGCTTCTGGAGGCAACTGATAGACTACGAGAGGAAGATCTTTGGGAAGACGACGGTTAAAATGGTACAGACACCATATGGCATCATCCCAGACGTTtatgagagagagaggagaccCCTGATGCCTTACTGGGGAATTTAA